In a genomic window of Xenopus laevis strain J_2021 chromosome 5S, Xenopus_laevis_v10.1, whole genome shotgun sequence:
- the LOC121394274 gene encoding probable G-protein coupled receptor 160, giving the protein MQEISLPSTQSMPDPGALEGPVFPKPDMDIQLHEPSCILILILTGKIIINIHYLQDFAVCSMRFTNYHICLFTQIISHAYGILHYPVLLTAGLDYYNTVVKSIHLPRLCLGFLHVILTLLLWTAALSFALYSSVPPPISGPGLSSYQCTFYVSSQTYYLSAAVVCAIVFILGICCFEVVALIKSMKLISFTNKTVLFSCGDEWPVQGTICLYTALVFSFLGTWAPFVLRKIILLILCAPIPGYMDMNVAWLYFMNSFLVGLAYVLKYPQIDPTRETFSIDPFISWKYCILPFIDIHYKAEDYLNEQLHPVMIV; this is encoded by the coding sequence ATGCAAGAAATTAGTCTGCCTTCTACCCAGAGCATGCCAGACCCGGGTGCATTAGAGGGGCCTGTGTTCCCGAAGCCCGACATGGACATACAACTGCACGAGCCCAGCTGTATACTGATACTGATCTTAACTGgcaaaatcataataaatatcCATTATTTACAGGATTTTGCTGTTTGTAGCATGAGGTTCACTAACTATCACATCTGCCTGTTTACTCAGATCATATCCCATGCGTATGGCATTCTACACTATCCAGTGCTGTTAACAGCAGGGCTAGATTATTACAATACTGTTGTTAAATCCATTCATCTCCCCAGGCTTTGTCTCGGCTTCCTGCATGTTATACTTACCCTGCTCCTATGGACGGCAGCACTATCCTTTGCCCTCTATTCTTCTGTTCCTCCTCCAATCTCAGGCCCTGGACTGTCCTCATACCAGTGCACTTTCTACGTCAGCAGCCAGACTTATTATTTATCAGCTGCAGTGGTGTGTGCCATTGTTTTTATTCTGGGAATATGTTGCTTTGAAGTGGTGGCTTTAATAAAATCCATGAAGCTCATCTCCTTCACCAACAAGACTGTCCTGTTTTCCTGTGGAGATGAGTGGCCTGTCCAAGGAACCATATGTCTCTATACTGCTCTTGTGTTCTCGTTTCTGGGCACTTGGGCTCCATTTGTCCTCCGTAAAATTATTCTCCTCATTTTGTGTGCACCAATCCCAGGCTACATGGACATGAACGTGGCTTGGCTTTATTTTATGAACAGTTTCCTTGTGGGATTGGCCTATGTCCTTAAGTATCCTCAAATTGACCCGACCAGAGAGACCTTTTCCATAGACCCTTTCATCAGCTGGAAATATTGCATTCTGCCTTTTATTGACATTCACTACAAAGCAGAAGATTATTTGAATGAGCAGTTACATCCAGTTATGATTGTTTGA